One part of the Paroedura picta isolate Pp20150507F chromosome 5, Ppicta_v3.0, whole genome shotgun sequence genome encodes these proteins:
- the CBLC gene encoding E3 ubiquitin-protein ligase CBL-C, translated as MAAPLPPGPARIPRWISAHRSLEKALHSLSKLQHLVSQPRLGLRNSPPYLPQILPQTHQHLRLVREQSWACGAHFWEEGGYFRVYLNNLLEKVKQATRLFKRDKEEIFQENSASRRNLTKLSLIFSHMLAELQALLPEGRDQGGAYKLSKPEAQIFWRDTWGSRSLVSWSEFREGLHRVHPVDPGAMAIALRSTIDLTCNGHISVFEFDVFTRLFQPWPTLLKNWTYLAVTHPGYMAFLTYDEVKQRLEAYTSKPGSYIFRLSCTRLGQWAIGYVTENGSILQTIPQNKPLFQALIDGHREGFYLFPDGKNINPDLTELTQASSQSRIQVSQEQFELYCQVGSTFQLCKICAENDKDVRIQPCGHLLCRGCLETWQHSEAHTCPFCRREIWGHEDIRIDPFSYKEEKPSLEEDQEEEEEEDMEDVEDVLQQLAFMRKGTGVLNPTASPCLDPQLQSPPVPPRGNGPALNPTPPANPANQATPSTYSWHQHRPVPSLPPDALQTSVPWDTAAASPFPGGLPDPEQLS; from the exons ATGGCTGCTCCACTGCCCCCGGGGCCTGCCCGGATCCCTCGCTGGATCTCTGCCCACCGCTCCCTGGAGAAGGCCCTGCACAGTCTGTCCAAGCTGCAGCATTTGGTGAGCCAGCCCAGGCTGGGGCTCCGGAACAGCCCTCCTTATCTGCCCCAGATCCTACCCCAGACCCACCAGCATCTGCGCCTTGTGCGGGAGCAGTCCTGGGCTTGCGGGGCCCATTTCTGGGAAGAAGGCGGCTACTTCCGTGTCTACCTCAACAACCTGCTGGAGAAGGTTAAGCAAGCCACCCGGCTTTTCAAGAGGGACAAGGAAGAGATCTTCCAAGAAAATTCGGCTTCCAG gCGGAACCTGACGAAACTTTCCTTGATCTTCAGCCACATGTTAGCGGAACTGCAGGCCCTGCTCCCCGAAGGGAGAGACCAGGGAGGGGCATACAAACTCAGCAAGCCGGAAGCCCAGATTTTCTGGAGAGACACCTGGGGCAGCCG GAGTTTGGTATCCTGGTCCGAATTCCGAGAAGGACTCCATCGGGTGCATCCTGTGGACCCGGGTGCCATGGCCATCGCCTTAAGGTCCACCATAGACCTCACCTGCAATGGGCACATCTCCGTATTTGAATTCGACGTCTTCACTCGCCTCTTTCAG ccaTGGCCAACGCTGCTGAAGAACTGGACATACCTTGCTGTGACACACCCTGGCTACATGGCCTTTCTCACTTATGACGAagtgaagcagcggctggaggcATACACCAGCAAACCTGGCAG CTACATTTTCCGACTGAGCTGCACACGCTTGGGCCAGTGGGCCATCGGCTACGTGACGGAGAACGGGAGCATCTTACAGACCATCCCCCAAAACAAGCCCCTCTTCCAGGCACTGATCGACGGGCACAGAGAGGGCTT CTACCTCTTCCCTGATGGGAAGAATATTAATCCAGACCTGACTGAATTAACACAGGCCTCATCTCAAAGCAGGATCCAGGTTTCACAA GAACAGTTTGAGCTGTACTGCCAGGTGGGCTCCACGTTCCAGCTCTGCAAGATCTGCGCTGAGAACGACAAGGACGTCCGGATCCAGCCGTGTGGGCATCTGCTGTGCCGTGGCTGCCTTGAAACCTGGCAG CATTCAGAAGCCCACACCTGCCCATTCTGTCGCCGGGAGATCTGGGGCCATGAAGACATCCGCATCGACCCCTTCAGCTACAAGGAGGAGAAGCCCAGCCTGGAGGaagaccaggaggaggaggaggaggaggatatggAGGATGTGGAGGACGTGCTGCAGCAGCTGGCCTTCATGCGCAAGGGGACCGGG GTCCTGAATCCCACCGCCTCTCCATGCCTGGACCCCCAACTGCAGAGCCCTCCTGTGCCTCCCAGGGGGAACGGCCCGGCGCTGAATCCGACCCCCCCGGCCAACCCAGCCAATCAG GCAACCCCTTCAACCTACAGCTGGCACCAGCACCGCCCCGTGCCCAGTCTCCCCCCAGATGCCCTCCAAACATCAGTTCCCTGGGACACCGCTGCCGCCTCTCCCTTCCCCGGGGGGCTACCGGACCCGGAGCAGCTGAGCTGA